One Thermoanaerobaculia bacterium genomic region harbors:
- a CDS encoding sigma-54 dependent transcriptional regulator, translated as MSPKSYSPKNLLDYIQTRNQSYRTLIQQVQKVTSLDTPLLLMGESGTGKDYLAEAVHHSSHRSHGPFIKVDCGSIPKDLFESELFGYEKGAFTDAYETKLGKLELAQGGTVYLDNIGALSLDLQAKLLRVFEDKTFSRLGSHATIHIDVRFIVSSIMDLKQMVREGLFRKDLFYRLNVLAFTLSPLRERRDDIPYLASIFARDISARYSRKIQGLTKDTHSILIFHSWRGNIRELKNAIERAVIMCGEDRIYPHHLPMDTFVEEDLIQHATREQWNLEQLEEAYIRQVLHLLQFNQTRAARVLGISRKTLLEKRKRYGIKI; from the coding sequence ATGTCACCGAAAAGTTACTCACCTAAGAACCTTCTGGATTACATCCAGACCCGCAATCAATCGTATCGCACCCTAATCCAGCAGGTTCAGAAAGTAACATCACTCGACACTCCGCTCCTGCTGATGGGTGAAAGTGGCACAGGAAAAGACTATCTTGCCGAAGCGGTCCATCACTCATCCCATCGTTCCCATGGTCCTTTTATAAAGGTTGACTGCGGCAGCATCCCTAAAGACCTTTTTGAAAGTGAGCTATTTGGATATGAAAAAGGTGCTTTTACCGATGCCTACGAAACCAAACTGGGAAAGCTGGAATTGGCCCAGGGAGGCACGGTCTATCTGGATAACATCGGAGCCCTTTCCCTTGATCTTCAGGCGAAGCTGCTGCGTGTTTTCGAGGATAAAACATTTTCCCGGCTGGGATCCCATGCAACCATTCATATCGATGTTCGATTTATTGTTTCGTCGATTATGGACTTAAAGCAGATGGTTCGTGAAGGTCTTTTTCGTAAGGATCTTTTTTATCGACTCAACGTTCTTGCCTTTACCCTGTCACCTCTCAGAGAACGGCGAGACGATATTCCCTATCTTGCCTCCATATTTGCCAGAGATATTTCTGCACGATACTCCAGAAAGATCCAGGGGCTGACAAAAGATACCCACAGCATCTTGATTTTTCACTCATGGAGGGGAAACATCCGTGAGTTGAAAAATGCAATTGAACGCGCTGTAATCATGTGCGGAGAAGATCGGATCTACCCGCACCATCTGCCCATGGATACCTTTGTCGAGGAGGATCTGATTCAACATGCAACCCGGGAGCAATGGAACCTGGAACAACTGGAAGAAGCCTATATCCGGCAGGTACTTCATCTGCTCCAGTTCAATCAGACCCGGGCCGCAAGAGTTCTCGGGATTTCCCGCAAGACACTTCTCGAGAAACGCAAACGGTATGGAATTAAAATTTAG
- the nadD gene encoding nicotinate-nucleotide adenylyltransferase encodes MRTGIFGGSFDPVHFGHIYPVAECRAYLNLDQIIYIPAFQPPHKPKRKLEDPLHRHAMLALALQSIPYARIDNREIISEKPVFTIDSVKQIRAETSDEIFLLIGSDNLAILNTWHKHMELISLCRIMVLVRPGCPFASATEKLPEELASVCEPFGSGIRTFPHDPIDLSSSDIRTRLSEGKPVTGLTPKSVENYIMRYRLYAQT; translated from the coding sequence ATGAGAACCGGAATTTTCGGAGGCAGTTTTGATCCGGTCCACTTCGGCCATATCTATCCGGTGGCGGAATGCAGAGCCTACTTGAACCTCGATCAAATCATCTATATACCTGCCTTTCAGCCACCCCACAAACCCAAAAGAAAGCTGGAAGACCCCCTGCATCGCCATGCCATGCTGGCCCTCGCGCTCCAATCCATCCCCTATGCCCGCATCGACAATCGCGAAATAATTTCCGAAAAGCCGGTCTTCACAATTGATTCGGTGAAGCAGATCCGTGCTGAAACATCCGATGAGATCTTTTTACTCATTGGATCGGACAATCTGGCCATTCTGAATACCTGGCATAAACACATGGAGTTGATCTCTCTTTGCCGGATTATGGTCCTCGTCCGACCCGGTTGCCCTTTTGCATCCGCAACAGAGAAACTTCCAGAGGAACTTGCTTCTGTCTGCGAACCCTTCGGGTCAGGAATCCGCACTTTTCCCCACGACCCGATTGACCTGTCATCATCCGACATCCGCACCCGGCTATCTGAAGGAAAGCCGGTTACGGGACTGACACCCAAATCCGTGGAGAACTACATCATGAGGTACAGACTTTATGCCCAAACCTAA
- a CDS encoding 23S rRNA (pseudouridine(1915)-N(3))-methyltransferase RlmH, with the protein MGLTISVTFVSTSKSSTLDEALTVYRKRIQTMSSFSEHRIKGAGDGLEAIAGEARQILKRWPPSGQRIILSRDGKSLKNDLWFAQFNHWLETPPHELHFFIGGAAGLHNDILAKADHVLSLSGLTFPHTLCRLMLYEQIYRALTIRHGIKYHKTAQRETGG; encoded by the coding sequence ATGGGATTGACCATTTCCGTAACCTTTGTTTCCACCTCAAAATCTTCGACACTGGATGAAGCTCTTACCGTATACCGGAAACGGATCCAAACCATGTCCTCCTTTTCAGAGCACCGGATAAAGGGAGCGGGAGACGGTCTGGAGGCCATAGCAGGAGAGGCCCGTCAAATCCTGAAACGGTGGCCTCCGTCCGGTCAACGGATCATTCTGTCGAGAGATGGAAAATCTTTGAAAAACGATCTATGGTTTGCGCAATTCAACCACTGGCTGGAAACTCCTCCTCATGAACTGCACTTTTTCATTGGGGGCGCCGCCGGGCTCCATAACGACATTCTCGCAAAGGCCGACCACGTCTTATCCCTAAGCGGGCTTACCTTTCCCCACACTCTCTGCCGGCTCATGCTCTACGAACAGATTTACAGGGCATTGACCATTCGGCATGGAATCAAGTACCATAAGACGGCCCAGCGGGAAACGGGCGGATGA
- the amrS gene encoding AmmeMemoRadiSam system radical SAM enzyme, producing the protein MVTRRSFLSMSGCACLATMAPAQAQDQAPVLVRDPDREFPPQEARWYKKLPGKRVECELCPNRCRVADRERGTCGVRENRDGTYVTLIHSRVCSVHIDPIEKKPLFHFLPGTSALSLATPGCNMWCKFCQNWQISQFRPEQIDCIHATPETLALSARKSGAPTLAYTYTEPVVGAEYVFDAASAGKHHGLRSVMISNGYIEKDPLKELLAVLDGVKIDLKAFSQKFYEEITGGKLEDILKTILAIKSSRTWLELVVLIIPTLNDSKEEIQQMARWIMKNLGPDTPVHFTRFHPTYRMKNLPSTPIATLEQCKSVADREGLNFVYIGNVPGHPGEHTFCPKCKKPVIRRYGFTILSQSIRNGACAHCGKTLPGVWS; encoded by the coding sequence ATGGTAACAAGGCGATCCTTTCTTTCCATGAGTGGATGTGCCTGTCTCGCCACGATGGCTCCGGCACAGGCACAAGACCAGGCCCCGGTACTGGTCCGTGACCCGGATCGTGAGTTTCCACCTCAGGAAGCGCGCTGGTACAAAAAGTTACCGGGAAAGAGAGTGGAGTGCGAGCTGTGTCCGAACCGTTGCCGGGTTGCGGACCGGGAGCGCGGGACATGCGGTGTCCGGGAAAACCGTGACGGTACCTACGTTACACTCATTCATTCAAGAGTCTGTTCGGTTCATATCGATCCCATTGAGAAAAAACCGCTCTTTCATTTTCTTCCCGGTACATCTGCATTGTCCCTCGCGACACCGGGATGCAACATGTGGTGTAAATTCTGTCAAAACTGGCAAATTTCCCAGTTTCGTCCTGAGCAGATCGACTGTATTCATGCGACCCCGGAAACACTTGCCCTTTCAGCTCGAAAATCAGGGGCCCCTACCCTGGCGTACACCTATACGGAGCCGGTTGTCGGAGCGGAGTACGTGTTCGATGCTGCGTCGGCTGGAAAACATCACGGATTGCGCAGTGTGATGATTTCAAACGGATACATAGAAAAGGACCCCCTCAAGGAACTTCTCGCGGTTCTCGATGGAGTCAAGATCGATCTGAAGGCCTTTTCCCAAAAATTCTACGAAGAGATAACGGGTGGAAAACTCGAAGATATTCTCAAGACCATTCTCGCCATTAAATCCTCCAGGACCTGGCTCGAGCTGGTCGTTCTCATCATTCCCACCTTGAACGATTCGAAAGAGGAAATTCAACAGATGGCGCGCTGGATCATGAAGAACCTGGGTCCCGACACCCCCGTCCACTTTACGAGATTTCATCCCACCTATCGGATGAAAAACCTCCCTTCCACACCAATCGCGACGCTGGAGCAATGCAAATCTGTTGCAGATCGGGAAGGCCTAAACTTTGTCTATATCGGAAATGTACCGGGTCATCCTGGAGAGCACACGTTCTGCCCGAAATGCAAGAAGCCGGTGATCCGGCGGTACGGCTTCACCATCCTCAGCCAGTCAATCCGAAATGGAGCCTGTGCCCATTGCGGAAAGACTCTGCCGGGTGTCTGGTCCTGA
- a CDS encoding TraR/DksA family transcriptional regulator, which translates to MNNNDVRIIAMDSRKLKKYRAMLEERREQIIRSEKEWVEEEIGTAANALDSGDKALSSYEKEFHYQLTDNEQKLLKLIDEAMKRMESSNYGLCVECSKPIQEARLNAIPWARHCVSCQELQEKGLIP; encoded by the coding sequence ATGAATAATAACGACGTGAGGATCATTGCCATGGATTCAAGGAAATTAAAGAAATATAGAGCGATGCTGGAGGAGCGGAGAGAACAGATCATCCGCAGTGAGAAAGAGTGGGTGGAAGAGGAGATCGGAACAGCAGCCAACGCTCTTGATTCAGGCGATAAGGCCCTGTCCAGCTATGAAAAAGAATTTCATTATCAACTGACGGATAATGAACAGAAGCTTCTGAAGCTTATCGATGAAGCCATGAAACGCATGGAATCTTCGAATTACGGCCTTTGTGTCGAATGCTCCAAGCCCATTCAGGAAGCTCGTCTTAACGCAATTCCATGGGCCAGACACTGCGTCAGCTGCCAGGAACTTCAGGAAAAGGGTCTGATCCCGTGA
- the rsfS gene encoding ribosome silencing factor, whose translation MPKPKSLPSSARLVREAALTAQEKLAEDLLILSLQDVTSFTDYFLIMTVHSDKQAKAVSDAVQERLKSFRAKPLHEEGYSSGTWVLLDYVDFIIHIFQPEQRDFYALERLWGDAPDVTEKLLT comes from the coding sequence ATGCCCAAACCTAAATCTCTTCCTTCCTCTGCCAGGCTTGTCCGAGAAGCCGCCCTGACCGCCCAGGAGAAACTGGCGGAAGACCTCCTGATCCTTTCGCTGCAGGATGTCACATCCTTTACCGATTATTTTCTGATCATGACGGTTCATTCTGACAAACAGGCCAAAGCGGTCAGTGATGCGGTTCAGGAACGCCTCAAGTCTTTTCGAGCCAAACCTCTTCATGAAGAAGGATATTCATCCGGCACCTGGGTTCTGCTGGATTATGTAGATTTTATTATTCATATTTTTCAACCGGAGCAGAGGGATTTTTATGCTCTGGAACGACTGTGGGGGGATGCACCTGATGTCACCGAAAAGTTACTCACCTAA
- a CDS encoding phosphoribosylaminoimidazolesuccinocarboxamide synthase, whose product MNAITSTDLTFPLFKRGKVRDVYDLGDSLLFVATDRISAFDFVLEPGIPGKGILLTQLSNFWFRQFESTIHNHLIETDFEKFPERLFPYRDLLYGRSILVRKTEVIPVECVARGYLVGSGWKDYQKTGAVCGISLPGGLRLADRLPESIFTPATKADEGHDENISFEKMEQLVGVETAGRLKELTLTLYRQASEYALNRGIILADTKLEFGVSGGEIILIDEIFTSDSSRYWPKESYQPGVSPPSYDKQFVRDFLESTPWDKSSPPPPLPPEVIARTLDKYREAYRAITGENPPA is encoded by the coding sequence ATGAACGCCATCACTTCCACCGATCTTACATTTCCTCTGTTCAAGCGCGGCAAGGTGCGCGACGTATACGATCTTGGCGACAGCCTTCTCTTTGTCGCTACGGATCGAATTTCCGCCTTTGACTTTGTCCTGGAACCGGGGATTCCCGGTAAGGGCATTCTGCTGACCCAGCTCTCAAACTTCTGGTTTCGCCAGTTTGAGTCCACAATTCACAACCATCTGATTGAGACCGATTTCGAGAAGTTTCCCGAAAGGTTGTTTCCCTATCGTGACCTGCTGTATGGGCGATCGATTCTCGTGCGCAAAACAGAGGTGATCCCCGTCGAGTGCGTCGCCCGGGGATACCTCGTGGGCAGCGGGTGGAAGGATTACCAGAAGACCGGAGCTGTTTGCGGTATTTCTCTTCCCGGGGGTCTTCGCCTGGCCGACCGGCTGCCGGAATCGATCTTCACTCCCGCCACGAAGGCAGATGAAGGTCATGACGAGAACATCTCTTTTGAAAAAATGGAGCAGCTGGTGGGGGTCGAGACCGCTGGACGGCTAAAGGAATTGACCCTGACTCTTTACCGGCAGGCTTCAGAATATGCCTTGAACCGCGGCATCATTCTGGCGGACACCAAACTTGAGTTTGGCGTTTCGGGTGGTGAAATCATTCTCATCGATGAAATCTTCACTTCCGATTCCAGCCGCTACTGGCCTAAAGAAAGTTATCAACCCGGGGTTTCCCCGCCCAGTTACGATAAGCAGTTTGTTCGCGACTTCCTCGAATCCACCCCGTGGGATAAATCGTCGCCGCCTCCTCCTCTGCCTCCCGAGGTCATTGCCCGCACTCTGGATAAGTACCGCGAGGCTTATCGTGCGATTACCGGAGAAAATCCTCCGGCCTGA
- a CDS encoding SDR family NAD(P)-dependent oxidoreductase, whose translation MLNVKGKTALITGGSLGIGKATVEIFAREGITPWFTYYRHQESAEALSRDIGAPCIRADLRDRSGWDQVLRALSEADVVPDIVVHNAGIWNDGTMGAMAWETWREMMSLNLDAVGYLTNALVPGMKARGSGVIIFVSSTAARRGEAYHGHYAATKGALISLAKSLAAELGPHGIRTNVVAPGWVDTPMSEGTLRDPERREAITSTIPLRRIPIAEDIAYPILFLVSDWARHINGATLDVNGGAVLIGG comes from the coding sequence ATGCTGAATGTTAAGGGTAAGACCGCCCTGATCACAGGAGGATCCCTGGGCATAGGAAAAGCCACGGTTGAAATTTTTGCCAGGGAAGGGATCACACCCTGGTTCACGTATTATCGACATCAGGAGAGCGCCGAAGCTCTATCCCGAGACATCGGAGCTCCCTGTATTCGAGCCGATCTTCGTGACCGTTCAGGATGGGACCAGGTATTACGCGCACTGAGTGAAGCCGATGTCGTTCCGGACATCGTAGTTCACAATGCCGGGATCTGGAACGACGGCACCATGGGTGCCATGGCGTGGGAAACCTGGCGGGAGATGATGTCTTTGAACCTTGACGCGGTGGGATACCTTACCAATGCGCTGGTCCCCGGGATGAAGGCCAGAGGTTCAGGAGTAATCATTTTCGTTTCTTCCACTGCAGCGCGTCGCGGCGAGGCGTATCACGGCCACTATGCAGCCACAAAGGGGGCGCTCATTTCTCTGGCAAAGTCTCTCGCCGCCGAGCTTGGACCCCACGGGATCCGAACCAACGTTGTGGCTCCGGGATGGGTAGACACACCCATGAGTGAAGGGACACTGCGTGATCCCGAACGCAGAGAGGCAATCACATCCACGATCCCGCTGCGGCGCATCCCCATCGCCGAAGACATTGCCTACCCCATTCTTTTCCTTGTCAGTGACTGGGCCCGCCATATTAACGGAGCCACCCTGGACGTAAACGGAGGCGCGGTTCTTATTGGTGGCTGA
- the obgE gene encoding GTPase ObgE, with translation MSPRVFLDVATIHVKAGDGGNGCVAFRREKYVPRGGPSGGDGGDGGSVILQASRDYNTLFHFKKYPHHKAKRGQHGMGSQCRGRNGDDVTLFVPRGTVVTDAETGELLGDLVEEGQKLVVARGGKGGRGNMNFATPVHQAPRHAEEGQPGEIRSLHLELKLMAQAGLVGLPNAGKSTLLSSISSARPKIADYPFTTLQPQLGVVAFEDGFSFIVAEIPGIIEGAREGKGLGLQFLRHTERVSLLCHLVDISDGSQPLKDLETLDRELSAYHEDIHEIPRIVVGTKLDASTDQSNYLMASQYARDHDWPFLALSAVSRSGIKEFLSFLREKIQQ, from the coding sequence GTGAGTCCCCGGGTATTCCTGGACGTGGCGACCATCCACGTGAAGGCTGGAGATGGTGGGAATGGTTGTGTGGCGTTTCGAAGAGAAAAGTACGTTCCAAGGGGTGGACCCTCGGGTGGAGATGGAGGAGATGGCGGAAGCGTGATACTTCAAGCCTCCCGAGACTACAACACTCTCTTTCATTTTAAAAAATATCCTCACCATAAGGCAAAGCGCGGACAGCACGGGATGGGAAGCCAGTGCAGGGGACGAAATGGTGATGATGTAACCCTTTTTGTCCCCAGGGGTACCGTAGTCACAGATGCAGAAACAGGGGAATTGCTGGGCGACCTTGTCGAGGAGGGACAGAAGCTTGTCGTGGCCCGGGGAGGGAAGGGCGGCAGGGGGAACATGAATTTTGCCACGCCGGTCCATCAGGCCCCCCGCCATGCGGAGGAAGGTCAACCGGGAGAGATACGATCTCTTCACCTTGAATTAAAACTCATGGCTCAGGCCGGTCTCGTAGGTCTGCCCAACGCCGGAAAATCCACTCTCCTGTCAAGCATATCCTCCGCACGGCCAAAAATTGCCGACTATCCCTTTACTACGCTTCAGCCTCAACTTGGCGTCGTCGCCTTTGAAGACGGTTTCTCATTCATCGTTGCAGAAATCCCGGGAATTATCGAGGGAGCCCGTGAAGGCAAGGGCCTGGGATTACAATTTCTTCGCCATACTGAACGAGTTTCCCTCCTCTGCCACCTGGTTGATATCAGCGATGGCAGTCAACCATTGAAGGATCTTGAAACCCTGGACCGTGAACTCTCTGCCTATCACGAGGATATTCATGAGATTCCCCGAATCGTTGTGGGTACAAAGCTGGATGCATCTACCGATCAGTCCAACTATCTCATGGCATCGCAATATGCTCGAGATCATGATTGGCCCTTTCTTGCCCTGTCGGCAGTCTCTCGGTCGGGAATCAAAGAATTTCTATCGTTTTTGCGAGAGAAGATTCAGCAATGA
- a CDS encoding SGNH/GDSL hydrolase family protein, whose translation MKRLLFAFVILSLSLSGFGQYSKVVAIGDSLTAGFMSGGLVETNQLNSYPALVARQLGISPFELPLISEPGLPALLELHGLLSETGQLSPTIEAITDDPTEWGVPLNLTLARPYDNLGVPGATLNNCLNTITDEGGMHDLILRGLGTQVQQALSLQPDLLLVWIGNNDALGAALMGTAIPGVTLTPKDVFAAQYADLMDTLTAGSSADIVAGNIPDVTTLPFVTTVPPYLVNPSTGEAVIGPDGSPMTFLGQNDGGGIFITPDTFVLLTALDYIKMGYGIPATLGGTGIPLPAEVVLTPAETATIQEYVADFNNSIQAVASSHGIPVYDFAALLELALHHGIEIAGMTFNTEFLTGGLFSYDGFHLTGLGYALAANAFIEAINDGYGHAIEPVPLSDYFFPPCCPHARSNSFDVEVHDLRASILIMTQHCKNIKQYRELQ comes from the coding sequence ATGAAGAGACTTCTTTTCGCCTTCGTAATCCTTAGCTTGAGTCTTTCCGGATTCGGACAGTATTCCAAGGTCGTTGCCATCGGCGACAGCCTCACGGCCGGCTTCATGTCCGGTGGGCTCGTTGAAACCAATCAACTGAATTCGTACCCGGCACTAGTCGCGCGTCAACTGGGAATTTCGCCCTTCGAACTACCGCTGATTTCGGAACCGGGCCTGCCGGCGCTCCTTGAACTCCATGGCCTTCTTTCTGAAACAGGCCAGCTCTCTCCCACGATTGAGGCCATTACCGATGATCCGACCGAATGGGGCGTTCCTTTGAACCTTACGCTGGCCCGTCCCTACGACAATCTCGGGGTTCCCGGTGCGACTCTAAATAACTGCCTGAACACAATTACCGATGAGGGCGGCATGCACGACCTTATCCTTCGGGGCCTTGGAACCCAGGTCCAGCAGGCTCTCTCCCTCCAGCCGGACTTACTGCTGGTATGGATTGGAAACAATGATGCACTGGGAGCTGCTCTGATGGGAACGGCAATCCCCGGGGTCACCCTGACACCCAAAGATGTCTTTGCCGCTCAATACGCGGATCTGATGGACACGCTGACAGCAGGGTCCAGCGCCGATATCGTCGCAGGCAACATACCCGACGTAACGACACTTCCCTTTGTGACCACGGTTCCTCCCTATCTTGTTAATCCATCCACCGGAGAGGCCGTTATCGGCCCCGATGGCAGCCCTATGACCTTTCTTGGTCAAAATGACGGGGGTGGAATCTTCATCACTCCTGACACCTTTGTATTACTGACGGCGCTTGATTACATCAAGATGGGCTACGGCATTCCCGCAACCCTTGGAGGTACAGGAATCCCGCTTCCGGCAGAAGTTGTTCTTACTCCTGCGGAAACTGCCACAATTCAGGAGTATGTTGCGGATTTCAACAACTCCATACAGGCCGTGGCTTCTTCCCACGGGATCCCGGTCTATGATTTTGCGGCCCTGCTCGAACTTGCACTGCATCACGGCATTGAAATTGCCGGGATGACCTTCAACACAGAATTTCTGACCGGAGGGCTCTTCTCCTACGATGGATTCCATTTAACCGGTCTGGGATATGCGCTGGCCGCCAATGCCTTCATCGAGGCAATCAACGACGGGTACGGACACGCAATTGAGCCCGTGCCTCTTTCAGATTACTTCTTCCCGCCCTGCTGTCCACATGCCAGGAGTAATTCTTTTGACGTTGAGGTTCATGATCTGCGCGCTTCCATTTTGATCATGACCCAACACTGTAAGAATATCAAACAGTACCGGGAATTGCAGTAA
- a CDS encoding M48 family metalloprotease, translated as MKHYGVRILIVAITTVLFMTCVTNPVTGKNQFSLVDETWEIATGKELYPIYTQESFGTYPDRSVSNFISQVGTNVSVVSHRPKFPYEFNLLNTPAVNAFALPGGKISITRGLLYHMESEAQLAAVLAHETAHVNLRHSAIGYSRQILAQAFLLGVMAYTEIEDVKGKEYWQLGSLLGSNLTLLHFSRKQEMESDSLGMEYMVKAGYDPHGMVQIQEILQSLGGTSSKFMNIFETHPLSAERISNARQLLETRYPQRGNVGRESFKKAIADLERTMESYKVLDSAIEAVQQKDVPRALELMKPLKRRAPGHAIFPAIEAYLHQLSRDDTAGLSLAVQSIQIDPHFFYSRYVAGVTATNLSRSRLAIEHLTEADHLIPGRSDIQYLLAQNYERSGDKGHAREYYGKVAQDGSGEFQQLAIQQLGKPSLQ; from the coding sequence ATGAAACATTACGGCGTCCGTATCCTTATCGTTGCGATCACGACGGTCCTGTTCATGACATGTGTAACAAACCCCGTGACGGGGAAAAATCAGTTTTCCCTTGTGGATGAGACGTGGGAAATCGCAACGGGCAAAGAACTCTACCCGATTTATACCCAGGAGAGTTTTGGCACCTATCCGGATCGATCCGTGAGCAATTTCATTTCACAGGTCGGAACAAACGTATCGGTTGTCAGTCACAGACCTAAATTCCCTTATGAATTCAATCTTCTTAATACGCCTGCCGTCAATGCCTTCGCGTTGCCCGGTGGAAAAATCTCGATCACCCGCGGGCTTTTGTATCACATGGAGAGCGAGGCTCAACTCGCTGCAGTTCTTGCCCATGAAACGGCTCATGTAAATCTTCGGCACAGTGCAATCGGATATTCCAGACAGATTCTGGCCCAGGCCTTTCTGCTGGGGGTCATGGCGTATACGGAGATTGAGGACGTCAAGGGAAAGGAATACTGGCAGCTGGGATCGCTTCTGGGATCCAATCTGACCCTCCTTCATTTCTCCAGGAAGCAGGAGATGGAGTCCGACTCACTGGGCATGGAGTACATGGTAAAGGCCGGATATGATCCCCATGGAATGGTGCAGATTCAGGAAATCCTCCAATCTCTAGGAGGTACCTCATCGAAATTTATGAACATCTTTGAAACTCATCCTCTTTCAGCTGAAAGGATTTCGAACGCCCGTCAGCTTCTTGAAACACGATATCCGCAACGGGGGAATGTCGGAAGAGAATCTTTTAAGAAAGCGATAGCCGATCTGGAGCGGACAATGGAATCGTATAAGGTGCTGGACAGTGCCATAGAAGCGGTCCAGCAGAAAGATGTGCCCCGGGCCCTTGAACTGATGAAACCGCTGAAAAGGCGGGCACCCGGCCATGCCATCTTTCCAGCCATCGAAGCTTACCTGCATCAGCTTTCCCGGGATGATACCGCGGGTCTGTCCCTGGCTGTTCAATCGATTCAAATTGACCCTCATTTCTTCTACTCCCGGTACGTTGCAGGCGTGACGGCAACCAATCTGTCCCGATCCCGGTTGGCAATCGAACACCTCACCGAGGCCGACCACCTGATTCCTGGAAGATCTGATATTCAGTACCTTCTTGCACAGAATTACGAACGTTCCGGGGACAAGGGCCATGCCAGGGAATATTACGGAAAAGTCGCTCAGGACGGTTCCGGTGAGTTTCAACAACTTGCCATTCAGCAGCTTGGGAAGCCTTCTCTCCAGTGA
- a CDS encoding outer membrane protein transport protein, protein MRSKVLVIAGLCFMSGLLFGSGFGLFEHGAKATGMAGAFTAQADDPSALFYNPAGIAFQKRSLYMGTTAILPSADFDGVGPYPGYGVSESMPDQKFFPSNGTIVYPLNDRWTFAVGSYNPFGLGTRWEDPSQFTGRYISTLAAIRAGKVQPTIAYKPQDNFSIAFGISYFGAKVSLEQYVPSINPYTQMITNVGHVRMDGGMDTGIGYDFGLLYKFNSNWSFGFSYHSAIDIDFDGTAKFTQIPTGFADFDAIVSQAIPWGKHDAATSIEFPAVASIGLATTAIDRWTFEVDVNYAGWSSFDQLALEITDDPELGTVRVSDWEDVYNYRFGFEFRPNDALAWRGGIVYDESPQPLWDVGPVLPDSNRTGYCAGFGYTSGSFIFDLGYMYLTFDESDTAGVSQDQYYGTFSSSAHLLGVAFTYSF, encoded by the coding sequence ATGAGGTCCAAAGTATTGGTCATTGCCGGGCTATGTTTCATGTCTGGACTCCTGTTCGGTTCCGGGTTCGGGCTTTTTGAACACGGCGCCAAGGCCACAGGTATGGCAGGAGCCTTTACCGCACAGGCGGATGATCCGTCCGCCCTCTTTTACAACCCTGCAGGAATTGCCTTTCAGAAACGGTCCCTCTATATGGGAACCACGGCCATTTTGCCGAGCGCAGACTTTGACGGCGTCGGCCCCTATCCCGGGTATGGCGTTTCAGAATCCATGCCGGATCAGAAATTTTTTCCCAGCAACGGTACGATCGTATACCCTCTGAATGATCGATGGACGTTTGCCGTAGGGTCATACAATCCATTCGGCCTCGGAACCCGATGGGAAGATCCATCCCAGTTTACGGGCCGATACATTTCGACACTGGCTGCGATCCGGGCTGGAAAGGTTCAGCCCACCATTGCTTACAAACCGCAGGATAATTTTTCTATTGCCTTTGGAATCAGTTATTTCGGCGCCAAAGTATCCCTGGAACAGTATGTTCCCTCCATCAACCCCTATACGCAAATGATCACCAATGTCGGACACGTCCGCATGGATGGCGGTATGGACACGGGGATCGGATACGACTTCGGCCTTCTCTACAAGTTTAATTCCAACTGGTCTTTCGGCTTTTCCTATCATTCTGCCATTGATATCGATTTCGACGGGACCGCCAAATTCACCCAGATTCCAACGGGATTTGCAGACTTTGACGCCATTGTCAGCCAGGCGATCCCCTGGGGGAAACACGACGCGGCAACATCGATTGAATTTCCTGCGGTCGCCTCCATCGGGCTGGCCACAACAGCCATAGATCGCTGGACCTTTGAAGTCGATGTCAACTATGCCGGATGGAGTTCCTTCGACCAGCTCGCGCTGGAGATTACAGACGACCCCGAGCTCGGCACCGTTCGCGTTTCCGACTGGGAGGATGTTTACAATTATCGGTTCGGGTTTGAATTCCGGCCCAATGACGCGCTGGCATGGCGCGGGGGCATTGTTTATGACGAATCTCCCCAGCCTCTGTGGGATGTGGGCCCCGTTCTTCCCGATTCCAATCGCACAGGTTACTGTGCCGGGTTTGGATACACATCCGGGTCCTTTATCTTTGACCTTGGATACATGTACCTCACCTTTGACGAAAGTGACACGGCAGGGGTAAGCCAGGATCAATATTACGGCACCTTTTCATCGTCAGCCCATCTGCTCGGTGTAGCTTTCACCTACAGCTTCTGA